One segment of Solanum stenotomum isolate F172 chromosome 1, ASM1918654v1, whole genome shotgun sequence DNA contains the following:
- the LOC125848288 gene encoding uncharacterized protein LOC125848288 encodes MQTQSLSLPSYLFSESINMKFILFFALSFFLQGALGELICEELPVEMCALSIASDGKRCVLESRPSEEGNIEVECQTSEAFASNKMLQEYIETDECVGACGVDRQSLGLSSDALVDSKFIAKLCSHHCYNNCPNIIDLYSTVASAEGLSLRKMCASQKTRPRRGMSQSASLSSGAAAPVVSSGTTDANPPVGSDPMTGADPPASNGPVTDAASPAGNDPVTDAVSPASNDPVTDAASPSGNDPVTAGNDPVSDAAPPPSQY; translated from the exons ATGCAAACACAATCACTGTCTCTTCCCTCTTATCTTTTTTCGGAATCAATCAATATGAAGTTCATACTCTTCTTTGCTTTATCCTTCTTCCTCCAAGGAGCTCTTG GTGAGTTGATATGCGAGGAACTACCAGTTGAAATGTGTGCGCTTTCAATTGCATCAGACGGAAAGAGGTGTGTGCTGGAGAGTCGCCCGTCTGAAGAAGGAAATATTGAAGTGGAGTGCCAGACTTCAGAAGCATTTGCAAGTAATAAAATGTTGCAGGAATATATAGAGACAGATGAATGCGTTGGTGCATGTGGTGTTGATAGGCAATCTCTTGGCCTCTCTTCAGATGCCCTTGTTGATTCTAAATTCATTGCCAAGCTATGTTCACATCACTGTTACAACAATTGCCCCAACATTATCGATCTTTACTCCACTGTCGCTTCTGCTGAAG GATTATCTTTGCGAAAAATGTGCGCATCTCAGAAAACTCGTCCACGCCGTGGAATGTCTCAGTCCGCGTCCCTAAGTTCAGGTGCAGCTGCTCCGGTTGTTTCTAGTGGCACTACTGATGCAAATCCACCTGTCGGCAGTGATCCAATGACTGGTGCAGATCCTCCTGCCAGCAATGGTCCAGTGACTGATGCAGCTTCTCCTGCCGGCAATGATCCAGTGACTGACGCAGTTTCTCCTGCCAGCAATGATCCAGTGACTGATGCAGCTTCTCCATCCGGCAATGATCCAGTGACTGCCGGCAATGATCCAGTTTCTGATGCAGCTCCTCCTCCTTCTCAATATTGA
- the LOC125848347 gene encoding uncharacterized protein LOC125848347, whose amino-acid sequence MAASSSSSLSESSSSSAHRDRKRPRRNRKDKDKDSLKIRKKSRSRTKRRRSRHSSSDSYSSSSSSEDYSSSDSEREAVSSSKRHIHKDRGTKEKDKEKGKSHRQKRHKNKIKEKQQVESSGPVQLSKFLGRDKDDGVRRSAVSGKKILLKLDKTKEDKEAESKRNELLKFLNASYD is encoded by the exons ATGGCCGCCTCTTCGTCCTCATCGCTATCGGAGTCTTCATCGTCTTCAGCTCACCGGGACCGTAAGCGTCCTCGGCGCAACCGCAAAGACAAAGATAAGGACTCTCTCAAGATCCGCAAGAAGAGCCGCTCTCGCACCAAACGTCGTCGTAGCCGTCATTCATCGTCCGACAGctattcttcttcctcatcATCCGAAGATTACAG TTCTTCAGACAGTGAGCGTGAAGCagtcagcagttcaaaaagacACATACATAAAGATAGAGGCACAAAGGAG AAGGATAAAGAGAAAGGGAAAAGTCACCGGCAAAAACGTcataagaataaaattaaagag AAGCAGCAGGTGGAAAGTAGTGGCCCTGTGCAGCTCTCTAAG TTTTTAGGTCGTGACAAAGACGATGGGGTCCGTCGGAGTGCTGTCTCTGGAAAAAAG ATTCTCTTGAAGCTAGACAAGACAAAGGAGGATAAGGAAGCAGAGAGTAAACGAAATGAATTACTCAAATTCCTGAATGCAAGTTATGATTGA
- the LOC125848428 gene encoding pectinesterase-like, translating to MAGNNRKRNFTIIGVCSLILVAMVVAVVITMNWNDKEAEAKDVTSTKKAIESICQTTQYQTTCVESLEATGECSSDPKDLIQMSFQVTIKKIKEAIDNSTFMQKLEKDPRAKMALENCEMLALQAVNDLNRTHLKFESFEFNDLSHWIADLKIWLSGAITYQETCLDGFEDTTGEAGEKMKKALNISMQLTSNALSMITEISDVFTSLNAGSNRRRLLFDDTPVLGHGIELLPDWIDVGRRRLLAVNMSNEIKPDVVVAKDGSGKYKFINDALKHIPEHRNQTYVLYIKEGVYNEKVEILSTMSNLVIIGDGPTKTRITGNQSFKDGIPTYQTSTVAIMGDYFVAKGIGFENTAGPDKHQALALRVAADKSIFYNCHVDGYQDTLCAHTYRQFYRDCTIRGTIDFVFGDAAAVFQNCTLAVRKPMKEQHCIVTAQGRTDARQPTGLVFQNCSIVADESYNEVKGEVKTYLGRPWKQYSRTIIMESNIDDLIQPEGWLEWNKTFAFETLFYTEFNNKGSGSSKTDRVRWSGVKELPIERVQRFTTSSFIDADLWIPSTGVPYTSGFFLSPPQSDSSIVYSPVDDQEYKDIASEDGVAAPAESPTESSADAPSTESVADAPESKSSEESPSESPAESQSQSPAESPSTSPPESPAADTDEYKATAQAPSSAESPSGQIWLQGSGSDGSS from the exons ATGGCGGGAAATAATCGTAAGAGGAATTTCACCATTATTGGTGTATGTTCATTAATCTTGGTGGCTATGGTAGTTGCAGTAGTCATAACGATGAATTGGAATGATAAAGAGGCTGAGGCTAAAGATGTAACGAGTACGAAAAAAGCTATTGAATCCATATGCCAGACTACACAGTATCAAACTACATGTGTTGAGAGCCTTGAGGCAACGGGTGAATGCTCCTCAGATCCCAAAGACCTTATCCAAATGTCATTTCAGGTgacaattaagaaaattaaggAAGCAATTGACAATTCAACATTCATGCAAAAGCTTGAGAAGGATCCAAGAGCAAAAATGGCCCTGGAGAACTGTGAGATGCTAGCGTTGCAAGCCGTTAATGATCTCAATAGAACACATCTCAAATTCGAAAGTTTTGAGTTCAATGACCTGAGTCATTGGATTGCTGATTTGAAGATTTGGTTGAGTGGTGCAATTACATATCAAGAAACTTGCTTGGATGGCTTTGAGGACACTACCGGAGAGGCGggggagaaaatgaaaaaggcaCTGAATATTTCTATGCAGCTAACTAGCAATGCCCTTTCAATGATCACCGAGATTTCCGATGTCTTCACAAGCCTCAACGCAGGCTCCAATCGTCGTCGTCTCCTTTTCGATGATACCCCTGTTTTGGGTCATGGAATTGAGTTGTTACCTGATTGGATTGATGTGGGAAGGCGCAGACTTCTTGCTGTTAACATGTCTAACGAAATCAAACCCGATGTGGTTGTTGCCAAGGATGGATCaggcaaatacaagtttataaATGACGCTCTCAAACACATCCCAGAGCATAGAAACCAGACTTATGTTCTGTACATCAAAGAGGGTGTTTATAATGAGAAAGTGGAGATTCTTAGCACCATGTCGAATTTGGTGATCATTGGGGATGGTCCGACCAAGACCAGAATCACCGGAAACCAAAGCTTCAAAGATGGCATTCCAACCTATCAAACTTCAACTGTTG CTATAATGGGAGACTATTTCGTTGCTAAGGGCATTGGTTTCGAGAACACTGCTGGTCCAGATAAACACCAGGCCTTAGCTTTGAGAGTGGCAGCAGATAAATCAATCTTCTACAATTGCCATGTGGACGGTTACCAAGACACTCTCTGTGCCCACACCTATAGACAATTTTATCGGGATTGTACGATCAGAGGCACCatcgattttgtttttggggatGCTGCTGCTGTGTTCCAGAACTGCACTCTCGCGGTACGAAAGCCTATGAAAGAACAACACTGCATTGTGACAGCACAAGGCAGGACAGATGCCCGCCAGCCAACGGGACTTGTCTTTCAAAACTGCAGCATTGTGGCTGATGAATCTTATAATGAGGTCAAGGGGGAAGTCAAGACATATCTTGGTCGTCCATGGAAACAGTATTCAAGAACTATCATAATGGAATCTAATATAGATGATCTGATTCAGCCAGAAGGATGGTTGGAATGGAACAAAACATTCGCTTTTGAGACACTATTCTATACTGAATTCAACAATAAAGGGTCAGGATCATCCAAAACAGATCGTGTAAGATGGTCAGGTGTTAAGGAACTTCCTATCGAACGTGTTCAACGATTCACAACATCAAGTTTCATAGATGCCGATTTGTGGATACCATCTACTGGTGTCCCTTATACCTCAGGATTTTTCTTATCGCCACCACAATCTGATTCTTCCATCGTATACTCCCCAGTGGATGACCAAGAATACAAAGACATCGCCAGTG AGGATGGAGTTGCAGCTCCCGCAGAATCCCCGACCGAATCTTCCGCAGATGCTCCATCGACAGAATCTGTAGCAGACGCCCCGGAGTCAAAATCGTCAGAGGAATCTCCGTCAGAATCCCCAGCGGAATCTCAGTCACAGTCCCCGGCAGAATCTCCGTCAACATCTCCACCAGAATCTCCGGCAGCAGATACAGATGAATATAAGGCGACAGCACAAGCACCAAGCTCAGCGGAATCTCCGAGCGGACAAATTTGGCTGCAGGGTAGTGGGAGTGACGGCAGCTCCTAA